A single genomic interval of Sebastes umbrosus isolate fSebUmb1 chromosome 9, fSebUmb1.pri, whole genome shotgun sequence harbors:
- the tbx22 gene encoding T-box transcription factor TBX22: MRWDTEPCAGQSLSSDGYRTRRSVSRMQGLSSRAHAFSVEALVGKPCKRMKVSDGHESSSAGDTSRDTSIFTGLNEYPVSQMKKAGSTRREAELDAVSCEPETQTRVRSETEDAGEAEPGSGEERKPKESACRPDREVQVRVELQGSELWKRFYEIGTEMIITKAGRRMFPSVRVKVRNLDPSQQYYIAMDVMPVDSKRYRYVYHSSQWMVAGNTDHSCISPRLYVHPDSPCAGETWMRQVISFDRVKLTNNEMDDKGHVILQSMHKYKPRVHVIRHDPRMDLSQIQSLPAEGVHSFSFPETEFTTVTAYQNQQITKLKIDRNPFAKGFRDPGRNRGVLDGLLESYPWRGPLSLDFKPFAIQLQGSSGSPTGSVKTLLPLSSSSSLHPLSALSCQDAALHTLALPFYGKASSSPASLLPSRAFSSLGADRLRGLPPLSPLTDFPLLSALQAKKPPHCRDPCLHGSPGSSPCLFPLHGPLGPQGPSLLPHLSDTAGPYCLYRYSFPLSPQLTAFSRHAKLAESATDCLLRQSPWHPTTNHCL, from the exons aTGCGCTGGGACACTGAACCTTGTGCGGGACAAAGCCTGAGTTCAGACGGATATAGGACTCGCAGATCTGTCTCCAGGATGCAGGGTCTGAGTTCCCGGGCTCACGCCTTCTCGGTGGAGGCTCTGGTCGGGAAACCCTGCAAGAGGATGAAAGTGTCGGATGGACACGAGTCAAGTTCAGCTGGAGACACCAGCAGAGACACGAGCATCTTCACCG GCCTGAACGAGTATCCAGTCAGCCAGATGAAGAAAGCAGGTTCAACACGGAGGGAGGCAGAGCTGGATGCTGTTTCCTGTGAGCCAGAGACTCAGACCAGGGTCAGATCAGAGACTGAGGATGCTGGAGAGGCTGAGCCCGgcagcggagaggagaggaagccgAAGGAGAGCGCCTGCAGACCGGACAGAGAGGTCCAGGTCCGGGTGGAGCTGCAGGGCTCCGAGCTGTGGAAGAGATTCTACGAGATCGGAACCGAGATGATCATCACCAAAGCTGGCAG GAGGATGTTTCCATCTGTGCGCGTCAAAGTGCGCAACCTGGACCCGAGCCAGCAGTACTACATCGCCATGGACGTCATGCCCGTGGATTCAAAGCgctacag GTATGTGTACCACAGCTCTCAGTGGATGGTGGCTGGCAACACGGACCACTCGTGTATCTCTCCACGGCTCTACGTGCACCCGGACTCTCCGTGCGCAGGAGAGACGTGGATGCGTCAGGTGATCAGCTTTGACCGGGTCAAACTCACCAACAACGAGATGGACGACAAGGGACAT GTCATCCTCCAGTCGATGCACAAATACAAGCCACGTGTGCACGTCATCCGGCACGACCCTCGCATGGACCTGTCCCAAATCCAGTCTCTGCCTGCTGAAGGAGTCCACAGCTTCTCCTTCCCAGAGACGGAGTTCACCACAGTCACAGCCTACCAGAACCAACAG ATCACAAAACTGAAGATCGACAGAAACCCGTTCGCCAAGGGCTTCAGAGATCCAGGACGGAACAG gggaGTGTTGGATGGCTTGTTGGAGTCGTATCCCTGGAGAGGCCCTCTCAGCTTAGACTTCAAGCCGTTCGCCATACAGCTCCAAG GGAGCTCGGGGTCGCCAACCGGCAGCGTGAAGACtcttctccccctctcctcttcttcatccctTCACCCGCTCTCCGCGCTCTCCTGCCAGGACGCCGCCCTCCACACCCTCGCTCTCCCTTTCTACGGCAAGGCCTCCTCCTCCCCCGCCTCCCTGCTGCCCAGCAGGGCCTTCTCCTCCCTGGGAGCGGACAGACTGAGAGGCCTGCCCCCGCTGTCTCCGCTGACAGACTTCCCGCTCCTCTCGGCGCTGCAGGCGAAGAAGCCCCCCCACTGCAGGGACCCGTGTCTTCACGGGTCTCCGGGGAGCTCCCCGTGCCTCTTCCCCCTCCACGGCCCCCTCGGCCCTCAGGGGCCCTCTCTGCTCCCTCATCTCTCTGACACTGCGGGCCCCTACTGTCTTTACCGCTACAGCTTCCCCCTGAGCCCCCAACTCACAGCCTTTTCCCGGCACGCCAAACTAGCCGAAAGCGCCACAGACTGTCTGCTGCGCCAGTCTCCGTGGCACCCAACCACCAACCACTGCCTCTGA